The sequence TGTACGGCAGATTCCTTTTGTTTTAGGGAGACCAGAATACTTGTACCCCGATTTGAAGATTTTATTGCCCTGGAAAACAGGTAATAAAAAATAAGTTTCAATTTTTCGGCATCTAGCCAAACATAATTTTCTGATGAAGTAACCTCTAAAATCAGTTGAATATTTTTTTGCTCGGCCATACCTTTAAATGAATTAATAACCGATTGAATAAAACCAATTAATTCTATAACCGACACAGATAACTTTAAGGACTTTTGATCCGATTTTTGTAAATCGCTAACATGGTTAATTAATTGCATCAACAAGGAGACATTTTTCTTTATAAGGTTGAGGGAAAGTTTTGAATCTTTAGTTAAATTTTGGGTATGTCCTAATATTATCGTCAAGGGGGTTCTGAACTCATCCCAAATATCGGTGAAAAACATGAGTTTCGATTGATCAGAGGGATCTGTTTCCTGAATTTTTTCAGAAAGTTCCTGAAGGGTATTGTTTTGCTGCGTCAAAGTCAGGGCCTGTTCCTCTACTTTTCCTTGCAAAGCTGTATTGGCCTTTTTAAGCTGTTTTACATGTATCCGGTAAACGGCTCCTGAGACAAAAATAAGAACGATTAATAAGGCTATCGCTGTCAAATTAATGCTGTTTAATATTCCAATCCCAATAATATCCGGCTGATTTAATGGAAAAGGGTTAAAATTAATAGGATGGACCTCGTGCCCGTTAACGGTTATATTTTGTATAACTAGTGCAATAGGCATTTTAAGTAATATATTGTTCAAAATGATTACAAAATAGATAAGTTGTAAAAATATCAAATTCTGATATTTTTTTAATATTTAAATATAAAAACAAAATTGAGACAATTCAACCCTTTTGTGAAACAAATACAACTTTCAACAAATTTTAATAAATCTAATTTTGATCCCAAACTTAATAATTATATCATTATGGTAAAACGAGTATTAATATTATTAGCGATCCTACCTTTATTATTTTCATTTACAACTAATAAACCTACAAATTTGTTTAATGGGAAAAATTTAAAGGGATGGAAAGTCATGAACGGAACAGCCGAATTTAAAGCCCAGGATGGGGAGATTATCGGCACGACCAAGATTGGATCACCTAATACATTTTTGGTTACAGAAAAGAAATTCACCAATTTTATCCTGGAATATGAGATGAAGATGGATGAAGGATTAAATTCCGGAGTTCAGATTAGGAGCAACAGCATTCCAAGTTATCAAAACGGAAGAGTACACGGAACACAAGTTGAGGCCGACGATAGCAAACGTGCATGGTCAGGAGGTATTTACGACGAGGGAAGGAAAGGCTGGCGTTATCCCCTGGAATATAATCCCAAAGCAAAATCTGCTTATGTAAAAGGTGGCTGGAATTCCTTTAAAGTAGTAGCCTACCAAAATCATATCATGACCTGGATCAATGGTGTCCCTGCTGCTAATTTGGTGGAAGAAGATGTGGAAACCGGATTTATTGGTTTACAGGTTCATGCTATTGGCAATAATCAGACTATGGCCGGAAAAGAAGTTCAT comes from Bacteroidota bacterium and encodes:
- a CDS encoding HAMP domain-containing sensor histidine kinase, with product MPIALVIQNITVNGHEVHPINFNPFPLNQPDIIGIGILNSINLTAIALLIVLIFVSGAVYRIHVKQLKKANTALQGKVEEQALTLTQQNNTLQELSEKIQETDPSDQSKLMFFTDIWDEFRTPLTIILGHTQNLTKDSKLSLNLIKKNVSLLMQLINHVSDLQKSDQKSLKLSVSVIELIGFIQSVINSFKGMAEQKNIQLILEVTSSENYVWLDAEKLKLIFYYLFSRAIKSSNRGTSILVSLKQKESAV